A stretch of Thermus neutrinimicus DNA encodes these proteins:
- a CDS encoding YifB family Mg chelatase-like AAA ATPase, translating into MLAQVRSYTLFGLDAVPVTVEVDVSPGLPSYALVGLPDKAVEESRERVRAALKNSGFPYPQARVVVNLAPAELRKEGSHFDLPIALGLLAAQGVVPLESLTGLAVAGELGLDGTLRPVPGAVNLALGALGEGKRLLLPLESAKEAALVEGVEVYGAESLLQAVAYLRGEEEPKRAAPEDPVVALEALDLRDVKGQAKAKRALEIAAAGYHHLLMVGSPGSGKTMLARRLPFLLPPLGQEAALEVSRIHSAAGQILKGLVRTPPFRAPHHTVSYAGLIGGGAIPKPGEVSLAHRGVLFLDEFPEFSRDALEALRQPLEDGVVTVSRARASLTFPARFLLVAAMNPCPCGWYGDPERTCTCTPASRQRYVGKISGPLLDRFDLVVEVPRLTPAELARAPEGESTEAVKERVLRARERMLSRQGRPNGELAGKALREHVGLTPGAENLLQAAAKRMLLSARSYDRLLRVARTIADLQGADHVGEGHVAEALAYRKTL; encoded by the coding sequence ATGCTAGCCCAGGTGCGAAGCTACACCCTCTTCGGCCTGGACGCGGTTCCCGTCACCGTGGAGGTGGATGTTAGCCCCGGGCTTCCCAGCTACGCCCTGGTGGGGTTGCCGGACAAGGCGGTGGAGGAAAGCCGGGAGCGGGTCAGGGCCGCCCTCAAGAACTCCGGCTTCCCCTACCCCCAGGCCCGGGTGGTGGTGAACCTGGCCCCGGCGGAGCTCCGCAAGGAGGGCAGCCACTTTGACCTTCCCATCGCCCTGGGGCTTCTGGCCGCCCAAGGGGTGGTGCCCCTGGAAAGCCTAACCGGCCTGGCGGTGGCCGGGGAGCTGGGCTTAGATGGAACCCTACGCCCGGTGCCTGGGGCCGTGAACCTGGCCCTAGGGGCCTTGGGCGAAGGGAAAAGGCTCCTCCTTCCCCTGGAAAGCGCTAAGGAAGCTGCCTTGGTGGAGGGGGTGGAGGTCTACGGGGCGGAAAGCCTCCTTCAGGCGGTGGCTTACCTGAGGGGGGAAGAGGAGCCCAAGAGGGCGGCACCCGAAGACCCCGTGGTCGCCCTCGAGGCTTTGGACCTCCGGGATGTGAAGGGCCAGGCCAAGGCAAAAAGGGCCCTGGAGATCGCCGCTGCCGGTTACCACCACCTCCTCATGGTGGGAAGCCCGGGCTCGGGTAAGACCATGCTGGCCAGGCGCCTTCCCTTTCTGCTCCCCCCTTTGGGCCAGGAGGCCGCCTTGGAGGTAAGCCGCATCCACTCCGCCGCCGGACAGATCCTCAAGGGCCTGGTGCGCACCCCCCCTTTCCGCGCCCCCCACCACACGGTGAGCTACGCCGGCCTCATCGGGGGCGGGGCCATCCCCAAGCCGGGGGAGGTTTCCCTGGCCCACCGGGGGGTGCTCTTCCTGGACGAGTTCCCCGAGTTCTCCCGGGATGCCCTGGAAGCCCTCCGCCAGCCCCTCGAGGACGGGGTGGTGACCGTCTCCCGGGCCCGGGCCAGCCTCACCTTCCCCGCCCGCTTCCTCCTGGTGGCCGCCATGAACCCCTGCCCCTGCGGCTGGTACGGGGACCCAGAACGGACCTGCACCTGCACCCCCGCAAGCCGCCAGCGCTACGTGGGAAAGATCTCCGGACCCCTCCTGGACCGGTTTGACCTGGTAGTGGAGGTGCCCCGCTTAACCCCAGCCGAGCTGGCCCGCGCCCCCGAAGGGGAAAGCACCGAGGCGGTGAAGGAGCGGGTCTTAAGGGCCCGGGAGAGGATGCTCTCCCGCCAGGGAAGGCCCAACGGGGAGCTTGCGGGAAAGGCTCTAAGAGAGCACGTGGGCCTGACCCCGGGAGCGGAAAACCTTCTCCAGGCGGCAGCCAAGCGGATGCTCCTTTCCGCGCGAAGCTACGACCGCCTCCTCCGGGTAGCCCGCACCATCGCCGACCTGCAAGGAGCGGACCACGTGGGGGAAGGCCACGTGGCCGAGGCTTTGGCCTACCGCAAAACCCTCTAG
- the mgsA gene encoding methylglyoxal synthase — MKALALIAHDAKKDDMVAFCQRHRELLSRFPLLATGTTGKRVAEATGLRVGRVLSGPLGGDMQIGARVAEGKVLCVLFFQDPLTPKPHEPDVQALMRVCNVHGVPLATNLEAAEALIPWLAAQAG; from the coding sequence ATGAAGGCCTTGGCCCTCATCGCCCACGATGCCAAAAAGGACGATATGGTAGCCTTCTGCCAACGGCATCGGGAGCTCCTTTCCCGCTTTCCCCTCTTGGCCACGGGCACCACGGGAAAACGCGTTGCGGAGGCCACTGGGCTAAGGGTGGGAAGGGTGCTTTCCGGCCCCTTGGGAGGGGACATGCAGATCGGGGCCAGGGTGGCTGAGGGAAAGGTGCTATGCGTGCTTTTCTTCCAAGACCCCCTCACCCCCAAGCCCCACGAACCCGATGTTCAGGCCCTTATGCGGGTGTGCAACGTGCACGGGGTGCCTTTGGCCACCAACCTCGAGGCGGCGGAGGCCCTCATCCCCTGGCTGGCCGCCCAAGCGGGCTAG
- a CDS encoding nucleotide pyrophosphohydrolase — protein sequence MEALTFKEAQRQVDAWIGQFEEGYFPPLLLLARLAEELGEVARVLAHRHGKKPKPGEEEGDLAMELADLLFVLISLANREGIDLEEAFLKAMAKYRERDQTRWTRKGG from the coding sequence ATGGAAGCCCTTACCTTTAAGGAGGCCCAAAGGCAGGTGGACGCCTGGATCGGGCAGTTTGAGGAAGGGTACTTCCCTCCCCTCCTCCTGCTGGCCCGGCTTGCGGAGGAGCTAGGGGAGGTGGCCCGGGTCCTGGCCCACCGCCATGGGAAAAAGCCCAAGCCAGGGGAGGAGGAAGGGGATCTGGCCATGGAGCTCGCCGACCTCCTCTTCGTCCTCATCTCCCTGGCCAACCGGGAAGGCATCGACCTGGAGGAAGCCTTCCTCAAGGCCATGGCCAAGTACCGGGAGCGGGACCAAACCCGCTGGACGCGAAAGGGAGGCTAG